The following coding sequences lie in one Musa acuminata AAA Group cultivar baxijiao chromosome BXJ3-1, Cavendish_Baxijiao_AAA, whole genome shotgun sequence genomic window:
- the LOC135628481 gene encoding protein DETOXIFICATION 49-like, with the protein MWLTEPLIKRQWPSPTESPPRLKPEWPKHVSAALVEAKSILSLASPMALTGLLLYSRSLVSMLFLGRLGRLPLAGGALAIGFANITGYSVLSGLAMGMEPICGQAFGARRPALLGPVLHRAVLLLLATSLPIAALWASMRSLLLLSGQDDDIAAVAQAYVLASLPDLLLQSFLHPIRIYLRSQFITLPFTYCAAAAALLHLPVNYVLVSVLRLGIRGVALASVCTNLNLLFLLLVYICSSGVHQHTGALNFTAECLGNWRSLLNLAIPSGIGVCLEWWWYEIMVLLCGLLLDPKSTVASMGILIQTTSLIYIFPSSLSFGVSTRVGNELGANRPDRARRAATVGVACGAALGVLAFAFAVAVRNAWARMFTADASILALTAAVLPIVGMCELGNCPQTAGCGVLRGSARPRTGANINMWSFYGVGMPVAAGLAFWGRLDFPGLWLGMLAAQGTCVALMLVVVRRTDWNLQAERAQRLTGGPVETDTAVVVVVVTNEFDEKQAADGDNAEICDSFDSLKIDQSTASS; encoded by the coding sequence ATGTGGTTGACCGAGCCGTTGATAAAGAGGCAGTGGCCGAGCCCGACCGAGTCGCCACCACGCCTGAAACCCGAGTGGCCAAAGCACGTGAGCGCGGCCCTGGTGGAGGCCAAGTCCATCCTGTCCCTGGCCTCCCCCATGGCGCTCACCGGCCTCCTCCTCTACTCCCGCTCCCTCGTCTCCATGCTCTTCCTCGGACGCCTCGGCCGCCTCCCCCTTGCCGGCGGCGCTCTTGCCATCGGCTTCGCCAACATCACCGGATACTCCGTCCTCTCCGGCCTCGCCATGGGCATGGAGCCCATCTGCGGCCAGGCCTTCGGCGCCCGCCGGCCCGCCCTCCTCGGCCCCGTCCTCCACCGCGCCGTCCTTCTCCTCCTCGCCACCTCCCTCCCCATCGCCGCCCTCTGGGCCTCCATgcgctccctcctcctcctcagcgGCCAGGACGACGACATCGCCGCCGTGGCCCAGGCCTACGTTCTCGCCTCCCTCCCGGACCTCCTCCTCCAGTCCTTCCTCCACCCCATCCGCATCTACCTCCGCTCCCAGTTCATCACGCTCCCTTTCACCTActgtgccgccgccgccgcgctcCTCCATCTCCCCGTCAACTACGTCCTCGTCTCCGTCCTCCGCCTCGGCATCCGCGGCGTCGCCCTCGCCTCCGTCTGCACCAACCTcaaccttctcttcctcctcctcgtctacaTCTGCTCCTCCGGCGTGCATCAGCACACGGGGGCGCTCAACTTCACTGCAGAGTGCCTCGGGAACTGGAGATCGTTGCTCAACCTCGCGATACCCAGCGGCATCGGGGTCTGCCTCGAGTGGTGGTGGTACGAGATCATGGTCCTGCTCTGCGGTCTGCTCCTCGACCCCAAGTCCACCGTCGCGTCGATGGGCATCCTCATCCAGACCACCTCCTTGATCTACATTTTCCCCTCCTCGCTCAGCTTCGGGGTATCGACGCGCGTCGGCAACGAGCTCGGCGCGAACCGCCCCGACCGCGCCCGCCGCGCGGCCACTGTGGGCGTGGCCTGCGGCGCCGCGCTCGGCGTCCTGGCGTTCGCGTTCGCGGTGGCGGTCAGGAATGCCTGGGCGCGCATGTTCACCGCGGACGCCTCGATCTTGGCATTGACGGCCGCGGTGCTCCCCATCGTAGGCATGTGCGAGCTGGGGAACTGCCCGCAGACGGCCGGGTGCGGGGTGCTGCGGGGGAGCGCGCGGCCACGCACCGGCGCCAACATAAACATGTGGTCGTTCTACGGCGTGGGCATGCCGGTGGCGGCGGGGCTGGCTTTCTGGGGCAGGCTGGACTTCCCCGGACTGTGGCTCGGCATGCTCGCGGCGCAGGGGACGTGCGTCGCGCTGATGCTGGTGGTGGTTCGCCGCACCGACTGGAATCTGCAGGCCGAGCGGGCGCAGCGGTTGACCGGCGGCCCTGTCGAAACTGACACAGCagtcgtggtggtggtggtaacCAACGAATTCGACGAGAAACAAGCAGCAGACGGCGACAACGCTGAGATATGTGATTCCTTTGATAGCCTAAAGATCGATCAATCGACTGCATCAAGTTGA
- the LOC135628480 gene encoding ARMADILLO BTB ARABIDOPSIS PROTEIN 1-like isoform X1 produces the protein MQPHRWDQLQQRAMVEETEPIAAAVEDSEVAGSAEHWLSRARLLVPVALEKARSAKGFPGRWKSIASKLERVPPCLSDLSSHPCFARHPLCRELVQSVAATLSEAVELADRCRSDDGASVGKLQMQSDLDALSGKLDLSLRDCGLLVKIGVLGDAALPPPSATGAGPAETEFASWNLRELLARLQIGHAEAKHRALDGLLRAMREDEKSVMAVLGRSSVSALVHLMTATSLKVREKAATAVCLLAESGNCEKLLVSEGVLPPLIRILDSGSLVAREKAVISLQRLSMSADTARSIAGHGGIRPLIEVCQVGDSISQTAAAGALKNVSAVPEVRQSLVDEGIIGIMINLLDCGIVLGSKEYAAECLQHLTCSNESLRRSVVSEGGIRSLLAYLEGPLPQESAVGALKNLVGSVSTDTLISLGLLPCLVHVLKDGSLGAQQAAAASICKFSSTAETKRIVGEFGFIPLLVKMLEAKSNGAREVAAQAIASLMTYQHNGREVKKDEKSVPNLVQSLDPSPQNTAKKYAVSCLLSLSSSKKCRKMMISYGAIGYLKKLTDMDVPGAKKLLERLERGRLRSLFSRK, from the exons ATGCAGCCGC ATCGGTGGGATCAACTGCAGCAGCGAGCCATGGTGGAAGAGACGGAGCCCATCGCCGCCGCCGTGGAGGACTCTGAGGTCGCTGGATCGGCAGAGCATTGGCTCTCCCGCGCTCGTCTCCTCGTCCCCGTCGCCCTGGAGAAGGCCAGGTCCGCCAAGGGCTTCCCCGGGCGGTGGAAGTCCATCGCCTCCAAGCTCGAGCGCGTGCCGCCCTGCCTCTCCGACCTTTCCAGCCACCCCTGCTTCGCTCGGCACCCCCTCTGCCGCGAGCTGGTCCAGTCTGTCGCCGCTACCCTCTCCGAGGCCGTCGAATTGGCCGACCGATGCCGCAGCGACGACGGCGCCTCCGTTGGGAAGCTCCAGATGCAGAGCGACCTCGATGCCCTCTCCGGAAAGCTCGACCTAAGTCTCCGGGACTGCGGCCTTCTCGTCAAGATCGGTGTCCTTGGCGATGCGGCGCTCCCTCCCCCCTCCGCCACCGGCGCGGGGCCTGCCGAGACGGAGTTCGCCAGCTGGAATCTCCGTGAGCTGCTCGCTCGCCTCCAGATCGGGCACGCCGAGGCGAAGCACCGGGCACTGGACGGGCTGTTGAGGGCGATGAGGGAGGATGAGAAGAGCGTGATGGCGGTCTTAGGCCGGAGCAGCGTGTCCGCCCTCGTACATCTGATGACGGCCACCTCTCTCAAGGTCAGGGAGAAGGCGGCCACCGCGGTTTGCTTGCTCGCCGAGTCAGGGAACTGCGAGAAACTGTTGGTCTCGGAAGGGGTGTTGCCGCCGCTGATCCGAATTTTGGACTCCGGCAGCTTAGTGGCCCGAGAAAAGGCGGTGATCTCCCTACAAAGGCTGTCCATGTCTGCTGACACCGCCCGTTCGATCGCCGGCCACGGTGGAATTCGCCCGCTGATCGAAGTCTGTCAGGTGGGCGATTCAATCTCTCAGACGGCAGCTGCGGGTGCGCTGAAGAACGTTTCTGCAGTGCCGGAGGTAAGGCAGAGTCTCGTAGACGAAGGAATCATTGGCATCATGATCAATCTGCTTGATTGCGGGATTGTGTTGGGATCGAAGGAGTATGCAGCTGAGTGTCTGCAGCACTTGACATGCAGCAATGAGAGTCTGAGGAGGTCGGTGGTGTCCGAGGGAGGGATTCGGAGCCTTCTGGCGTACCTCGAAGGACCCTTGCCGCAAGAATCAGCAGTTGGTGCATTAAAGAACCTGGTTGGTTCTGTATCCACGGATACCTTGATCTCGCTCGGCTTGCTTCCTTGCCTCGTTCATGTGTTGAAAGATGGATCTTTGGGGGCGCAGCAAGCCGCCGCAGCTTCCATTTGCAAGTTCTCCAGCACGGCAGAGACCAAGAGAATTGTTGGAGAGTTTGGTTTCATTCCCTTGCTGGTGAAGATGCTCGAGGCCAAGAGCAATGGCGCGAGGGAGGTCGCTGCACAAGCAATCGCTAGCTTGATGACCTATCAGCACAATGGTAGGGAGGTCAAGAAGGATGAGAAGAGCGTGCCAAATCTGGTTCAGTCGCTGGATCCCAGCCCTCAGAACACAGCAAAGAAGTACGCAGTATCATGCCTGCTGAGTCTGTCATCCAGCAAGAAGTGTAGGAAGATGATGATTTCCTACGGTGCAATCGGCTATCTCAAGAAGCTGACTGATATGGATGTTCCAGGCGCAAAGAAGTTGCTGGAGCGATTGGAACGAGGCAGATTGCGGAGCTTGTTTAGCAGGAAATAA
- the LOC135628480 gene encoding ARMADILLO BTB ARABIDOPSIS PROTEIN 1-like isoform X2, protein MVEETEPIAAAVEDSEVAGSAEHWLSRARLLVPVALEKARSAKGFPGRWKSIASKLERVPPCLSDLSSHPCFARHPLCRELVQSVAATLSEAVELADRCRSDDGASVGKLQMQSDLDALSGKLDLSLRDCGLLVKIGVLGDAALPPPSATGAGPAETEFASWNLRELLARLQIGHAEAKHRALDGLLRAMREDEKSVMAVLGRSSVSALVHLMTATSLKVREKAATAVCLLAESGNCEKLLVSEGVLPPLIRILDSGSLVAREKAVISLQRLSMSADTARSIAGHGGIRPLIEVCQVGDSISQTAAAGALKNVSAVPEVRQSLVDEGIIGIMINLLDCGIVLGSKEYAAECLQHLTCSNESLRRSVVSEGGIRSLLAYLEGPLPQESAVGALKNLVGSVSTDTLISLGLLPCLVHVLKDGSLGAQQAAAASICKFSSTAETKRIVGEFGFIPLLVKMLEAKSNGAREVAAQAIASLMTYQHNGREVKKDEKSVPNLVQSLDPSPQNTAKKYAVSCLLSLSSSKKCRKMMISYGAIGYLKKLTDMDVPGAKKLLERLERGRLRSLFSRK, encoded by the coding sequence ATGGTGGAAGAGACGGAGCCCATCGCCGCCGCCGTGGAGGACTCTGAGGTCGCTGGATCGGCAGAGCATTGGCTCTCCCGCGCTCGTCTCCTCGTCCCCGTCGCCCTGGAGAAGGCCAGGTCCGCCAAGGGCTTCCCCGGGCGGTGGAAGTCCATCGCCTCCAAGCTCGAGCGCGTGCCGCCCTGCCTCTCCGACCTTTCCAGCCACCCCTGCTTCGCTCGGCACCCCCTCTGCCGCGAGCTGGTCCAGTCTGTCGCCGCTACCCTCTCCGAGGCCGTCGAATTGGCCGACCGATGCCGCAGCGACGACGGCGCCTCCGTTGGGAAGCTCCAGATGCAGAGCGACCTCGATGCCCTCTCCGGAAAGCTCGACCTAAGTCTCCGGGACTGCGGCCTTCTCGTCAAGATCGGTGTCCTTGGCGATGCGGCGCTCCCTCCCCCCTCCGCCACCGGCGCGGGGCCTGCCGAGACGGAGTTCGCCAGCTGGAATCTCCGTGAGCTGCTCGCTCGCCTCCAGATCGGGCACGCCGAGGCGAAGCACCGGGCACTGGACGGGCTGTTGAGGGCGATGAGGGAGGATGAGAAGAGCGTGATGGCGGTCTTAGGCCGGAGCAGCGTGTCCGCCCTCGTACATCTGATGACGGCCACCTCTCTCAAGGTCAGGGAGAAGGCGGCCACCGCGGTTTGCTTGCTCGCCGAGTCAGGGAACTGCGAGAAACTGTTGGTCTCGGAAGGGGTGTTGCCGCCGCTGATCCGAATTTTGGACTCCGGCAGCTTAGTGGCCCGAGAAAAGGCGGTGATCTCCCTACAAAGGCTGTCCATGTCTGCTGACACCGCCCGTTCGATCGCCGGCCACGGTGGAATTCGCCCGCTGATCGAAGTCTGTCAGGTGGGCGATTCAATCTCTCAGACGGCAGCTGCGGGTGCGCTGAAGAACGTTTCTGCAGTGCCGGAGGTAAGGCAGAGTCTCGTAGACGAAGGAATCATTGGCATCATGATCAATCTGCTTGATTGCGGGATTGTGTTGGGATCGAAGGAGTATGCAGCTGAGTGTCTGCAGCACTTGACATGCAGCAATGAGAGTCTGAGGAGGTCGGTGGTGTCCGAGGGAGGGATTCGGAGCCTTCTGGCGTACCTCGAAGGACCCTTGCCGCAAGAATCAGCAGTTGGTGCATTAAAGAACCTGGTTGGTTCTGTATCCACGGATACCTTGATCTCGCTCGGCTTGCTTCCTTGCCTCGTTCATGTGTTGAAAGATGGATCTTTGGGGGCGCAGCAAGCCGCCGCAGCTTCCATTTGCAAGTTCTCCAGCACGGCAGAGACCAAGAGAATTGTTGGAGAGTTTGGTTTCATTCCCTTGCTGGTGAAGATGCTCGAGGCCAAGAGCAATGGCGCGAGGGAGGTCGCTGCACAAGCAATCGCTAGCTTGATGACCTATCAGCACAATGGTAGGGAGGTCAAGAAGGATGAGAAGAGCGTGCCAAATCTGGTTCAGTCGCTGGATCCCAGCCCTCAGAACACAGCAAAGAAGTACGCAGTATCATGCCTGCTGAGTCTGTCATCCAGCAAGAAGTGTAGGAAGATGATGATTTCCTACGGTGCAATCGGCTATCTCAAGAAGCTGACTGATATGGATGTTCCAGGCGCAAAGAAGTTGCTGGAGCGATTGGAACGAGGCAGATTGCGGAGCTTGTTTAGCAGGAAATAA
- the LOC103984274 gene encoding probable transcriptional regulator SLK2 isoform X1, with the protein MTGNGRSGLGPVSGDMNPGVLNSTGNSSGPSVGASSLITDANSALSGPQLRRSTSINNESYMHLPASPMSFSSNNISGSSMMDGSVMQQSLHQEQACNKQGASSATSEAMVQEPLNSTNTSKKARLDLKKDGIMQQQVIQQLLLRPDPVLQGHQNPQLQAILQQQRLAQLHQQHLMQSLPQMQQSPITIQQQQQQRHHMRQHVVEAVAPVERYVDSVIGSRRLMQYLFHQRHRPAANSILYWRKFVTEYFAPLAKKRWCLSLYENIGNHALGVFPQSAKDAWQCELCGLKSGKGFEATFEVLPRLFQIKFDRGLIDDNLFLGIPRECHLPSGIIVLEYEKVVHESVYEHLRVAREGKLRVTFTPELKILCWDFCARRHEEFLPRRVLATQVNQLLQVAQKYQTTVNENGSAGVFHQDLQASCNMFIAAGCQLAKSMEPQSLNELGFSKRYVRYLQISEVVNSMKDLIDFSQEHRIGPIDSLKNYTSQATAKLQRQTLQDSGQLMVGAHSLPSDQSMLNKVMGIQSGLNNHMNNNLVARRVLNSNQPSVMALNNYHNLLRSSPNSNQSMLPQEQLGLIGGPKQVQPMQFQGSASSIQTNASVNISAQQQTPLDRRLPLQNNLHPSQVNQHLQQHVIQQMLQQVINNNRGGLQQSVGAPNANGLVAPEVPGGGITGVPVRMNPGSVGKGTEFLNMHGDMPNNSMGMVPSRSNSFKSVSSHPSISGNNLNSRADSTHNMDVPELGHIPKDFENGMFSGDPSDMGYGWKV; encoded by the exons ATGACAGGGAATGGGCGCTCCGGACTCGGGCCTGTGTCTGGTGACATGAACCCTGGTGTTCTTAACAGCACCGGAAACTCCTCTGGACCAAGCGTTGGAGCGAGCTCCCTCATCACTGACGCCAACTCTGCTCTCTCTGGTCCGCAGTTGCGGCGCAGCACCAGCATCAACAACGAATCCTatatgcacctcccagcctcgcccaTGTCATTCTCGTCGAACAACATCTCAGGTTCTTCAATGATGGATGGCTCCGTCATGCAGCAAAGCCTTCATCAAGAGCAGGCGTGCAACAAGCAAGGGGCGTCGAGTGCCACATCTGAGGCGATGGTGCAGGAGCCTCTCAATTCAACTAATACTTCAAAGAAAGCCAGGCTTGATTTGAAGAAGGACGGTATCATGCAGCAGCAGGTGATCCAGCAACTGCTGCTGAGACCCGATCCGGTGCTGCAGGGGCATCAGAATCCTCAACTGCAGGCCATATTACAACAGCAGAGATTAGCACAACTTCATCAGCAGCACCTAATGCAATCTTTACCTCAGATGCAGCAATCACCAATCACCattcagcagcaacaacaacagagGCACCATATGCGGCAGCACGTTGTAGAGGCAGTTGCCCCTGTAGAACGCTATGTTGATAGTGTGATAGGTTCTCGTCGGCTCATGCAGTACTTGTTTCATCAACGACATCGCCCAGCT GCTAATTCTATACTGTACTGGAGGAAATTTGTCACAGAGTATTTTGCCCCACTAGCCAAGAAAAGGTGGTGTTTATCATTGTATGAGAATATTGGCAACCATGCTCTTGGTGTTTTCCCACAGTCTGCTAAG GATGCGTGGCAGTGTGAACTATGTGGTTTGAAATCTGGAAAAGGATTTG AGGCTACTTTTGAAGTACTTCCTCGGCTTTTCCAAATTAAATTTGATCGTGGGCTTATTGATGACAATCTATTTCTCGGCATACCTCGTGAGTGTCATTTGCCTTCAGGAATTATTGTGCTGGAGTATGAAAAAGTGGTTCATGAAAGTGTTTATGAACATCTACGTGTTGCTCGTGAGGGAAAACTTCGAGTGACATTCACTCCAGAACTGAAG ATACTATGTTGGGATTTCTGTGCTCGGCGTCATGAAGAATTTCTTCCTCGAAGAGTGCTAGCAACTCAG GTTAATCAACTGTTGCAAGTTGCTCAGAAATATCAAACTACTGTGAATGAAAATGGATCTGCTGGAGTCTTCCATCAAGATCTGCAAGCAAGCTGCAACAT GTTCATAGCAGCAGGTTGTCAACTTGCAAAAAGTATGGAACCACAGTCATTAAATGAATTAGGGTTCTCCAAAAGATACGTACGGTACTTACAG ATATCTGAGGTGGTAAATAGCATGAAAGACTTAATTGATTTTAGCCAGGAGCATAGGATTGGACCAATCG ATAGCTTGAAGAACTACACAAGTCAGGCTACAGCAAAGCTCCAAAGACAAACTTTGCAGGATTCAGGGCAACTGATGGTGGGTGCTCACAGTCTGCCATCTGACCAGAGCATGCTGAATAAAGTCATGGGCATCCAGTCAGGCTTAAACAATCATATGAACAATAACTTGGTAGCTAGACGTGTTCTTAACAGCAACCAACCGAGTGTTATGGCACTGAACAATTACCATAACCTACTGAGAAGTTCTCCCAATTCGAATCAGAGTATGCTACCACAGGAACAATTGGGCCTTATTGGTGGTCCCAAACAGGTACAGCCTATGCAATTTCAAGGTTCTGCTTCATCCATTCAGACAAACGCCTCTGTTAACATTTCTGCACAGCAGCAAACTCCATTAGATCGTCGCTTGCCCTTGCAGAATAATCTGCATCCCTCCCAGGTGAACCAACACTTGCAGCAACATGTAATTCAACAAATGCTGCAACAAGTGATAAATAACAATAGGGGTGGACTGCAACAGTCTGTCGGTGCTCCCAATGCCAATGGTTTGGTAGCTCCAGAGGTACCTGGAGGTGGCATTACCGGCGTTCCAGTCAGAATGAACCCTGGGTCTGTTGGAAAAGGTACCGAGTTTCTCAATATGCACGGTGACATGCCTAATAATTCCATGGGAATGGTGCCAAGCAGAAGCAACAGTTTTAAGTCTGTTTCCAGCCACCCTAGCATCAGCGGCAACAATCTTAATTCTAGAGCGGATTCGACACACAACATGGATGTGCCAGAACTCGGACACATTCCTAAAGACTTTGAGAACGGAATGTTCAGTGGTGATCCCAGTGACATGGGATATGGTTGGAAGGTTTAG
- the LOC103984274 gene encoding probable transcriptional regulator SLK2 isoform X2, translating into MTGNGRSGLGPVSGDMNPGVLNSTGNSSGPSVGASSLITDANSALSGPQLRRSTSINNESYMHLPASPMSFSSNNISGSSMMDGSVMQQSLHQEQACNKQGASSATSEAMVQEPLNSTNTSKKARLDLKKDGIMQQQVIQQLLLRPDPVLQGHQNPQLQAILQQQRLAQLHQQHLMQSLPQMQQSPITIQQQQQQRHHMRQHVVEAVAPVERYVDSVIGSRRLMQYLFHQRHRPAANSILYWRKFVTEYFAPLAKKRWCLSLYENIGNHALGVFPQSAKDAWQCELCGLKSGKGFEATFEVLPRLFQIKFDRGLIDDNLFLGIPRECHLPSGIIVLEYEKVVHESVYEHLRVAREGKLRVTFTPELKILCWDFCARRHEEFLPRRVLATQVNQLLQVAQKYQTTVNENGSAGVFHQDLQASCNMFIAAGCQLAKSMEPQSLNELGFSKRYVRYLQISEVVNSMKDLIDFSQEHRIGPIDSLKNYTSQATAKLQRQTLQDSGQLMVGAHSLPSDQSMLNKVMGIQSGLNNHMNNNLVARRVLNSNQPSVMALNNYHNLLRSSPNSNQSMLPQEQLGLIGGPKQNNLHPSQVNQHLQQHVIQQMLQQVINNNRGGLQQSVGAPNANGLVAPEVPGGGITGVPVRMNPGSVGKGTEFLNMHGDMPNNSMGMVPSRSNSFKSVSSHPSISGNNLNSRADSTHNMDVPELGHIPKDFENGMFSGDPSDMGYGWKV; encoded by the exons ATGACAGGGAATGGGCGCTCCGGACTCGGGCCTGTGTCTGGTGACATGAACCCTGGTGTTCTTAACAGCACCGGAAACTCCTCTGGACCAAGCGTTGGAGCGAGCTCCCTCATCACTGACGCCAACTCTGCTCTCTCTGGTCCGCAGTTGCGGCGCAGCACCAGCATCAACAACGAATCCTatatgcacctcccagcctcgcccaTGTCATTCTCGTCGAACAACATCTCAGGTTCTTCAATGATGGATGGCTCCGTCATGCAGCAAAGCCTTCATCAAGAGCAGGCGTGCAACAAGCAAGGGGCGTCGAGTGCCACATCTGAGGCGATGGTGCAGGAGCCTCTCAATTCAACTAATACTTCAAAGAAAGCCAGGCTTGATTTGAAGAAGGACGGTATCATGCAGCAGCAGGTGATCCAGCAACTGCTGCTGAGACCCGATCCGGTGCTGCAGGGGCATCAGAATCCTCAACTGCAGGCCATATTACAACAGCAGAGATTAGCACAACTTCATCAGCAGCACCTAATGCAATCTTTACCTCAGATGCAGCAATCACCAATCACCattcagcagcaacaacaacagagGCACCATATGCGGCAGCACGTTGTAGAGGCAGTTGCCCCTGTAGAACGCTATGTTGATAGTGTGATAGGTTCTCGTCGGCTCATGCAGTACTTGTTTCATCAACGACATCGCCCAGCT GCTAATTCTATACTGTACTGGAGGAAATTTGTCACAGAGTATTTTGCCCCACTAGCCAAGAAAAGGTGGTGTTTATCATTGTATGAGAATATTGGCAACCATGCTCTTGGTGTTTTCCCACAGTCTGCTAAG GATGCGTGGCAGTGTGAACTATGTGGTTTGAAATCTGGAAAAGGATTTG AGGCTACTTTTGAAGTACTTCCTCGGCTTTTCCAAATTAAATTTGATCGTGGGCTTATTGATGACAATCTATTTCTCGGCATACCTCGTGAGTGTCATTTGCCTTCAGGAATTATTGTGCTGGAGTATGAAAAAGTGGTTCATGAAAGTGTTTATGAACATCTACGTGTTGCTCGTGAGGGAAAACTTCGAGTGACATTCACTCCAGAACTGAAG ATACTATGTTGGGATTTCTGTGCTCGGCGTCATGAAGAATTTCTTCCTCGAAGAGTGCTAGCAACTCAG GTTAATCAACTGTTGCAAGTTGCTCAGAAATATCAAACTACTGTGAATGAAAATGGATCTGCTGGAGTCTTCCATCAAGATCTGCAAGCAAGCTGCAACAT GTTCATAGCAGCAGGTTGTCAACTTGCAAAAAGTATGGAACCACAGTCATTAAATGAATTAGGGTTCTCCAAAAGATACGTACGGTACTTACAG ATATCTGAGGTGGTAAATAGCATGAAAGACTTAATTGATTTTAGCCAGGAGCATAGGATTGGACCAATCG ATAGCTTGAAGAACTACACAAGTCAGGCTACAGCAAAGCTCCAAAGACAAACTTTGCAGGATTCAGGGCAACTGATGGTGGGTGCTCACAGTCTGCCATCTGACCAGAGCATGCTGAATAAAGTCATGGGCATCCAGTCAGGCTTAAACAATCATATGAACAATAACTTGGTAGCTAGACGTGTTCTTAACAGCAACCAACCGAGTGTTATGGCACTGAACAATTACCATAACCTACTGAGAAGTTCTCCCAATTCGAATCAGAGTATGCTACCACAGGAACAATTGGGCCTTATTGGTGGTCCCAAACAG AATAATCTGCATCCCTCCCAGGTGAACCAACACTTGCAGCAACATGTAATTCAACAAATGCTGCAACAAGTGATAAATAACAATAGGGGTGGACTGCAACAGTCTGTCGGTGCTCCCAATGCCAATGGTTTGGTAGCTCCAGAGGTACCTGGAGGTGGCATTACCGGCGTTCCAGTCAGAATGAACCCTGGGTCTGTTGGAAAAGGTACCGAGTTTCTCAATATGCACGGTGACATGCCTAATAATTCCATGGGAATGGTGCCAAGCAGAAGCAACAGTTTTAAGTCTGTTTCCAGCCACCCTAGCATCAGCGGCAACAATCTTAATTCTAGAGCGGATTCGACACACAACATGGATGTGCCAGAACTCGGACACATTCCTAAAGACTTTGAGAACGGAATGTTCAGTGGTGATCCCAGTGACATGGGATATGGTTGGAAGGTTTAG
- the LOC103989254 gene encoding protein DWARF AND LOW-TILLERING-like, with the protein MATPMGTPVHRLVAYFTESLALRVARLYPHIFTINAPPRRLVDASEEDDATALRLLDLISPIPKFLHFTLNEMLLKAFEGRDRVHVIDLDIKQGLQWPSLLQSLASRPRPPSHVRITGVGESRPDLHATGLRLARIAESLHLPFEFHPVVDRFEDLRLWMLHVKREECVAVSCSLMMHRALHDESGKAFMDLLGLIRSTNPATVVMAEQEAEHNEPDWGRRLARSLNHYAAIFDSLDDVLPQDSHARIKVEELFAKEIRNIVACEGDERIERHESFQGWRRRMTQEGGFTCLGIGEREMLQSRMILRMYSCDKYSIDVEGEGHGLTLKWLDQPLYTVSAWVPVDVAGSSSAHLSQI; encoded by the coding sequence ATGGCCACACCGATGGGCACCCCTGTTCATCGCTTGGTCGCCTACTTCACCGAGTCCTTGGCGCTCCGGGTCGCAAGGCTCTATCCTCACATCTTCACCATCAATGCTCCTCCGAGGCGCCTCGTCGACGCCAGTGAGGAAGACGACGCCACAGCGCTGCGGCTCCTCGATCTCATCAGCCCCATCCCCAAATTCCTCCACTTCACGCTGAATGAGATGCTGCTGAAGGCATTCGAAGGTAGGGACAGAGTGCACGTCATAGACTTGGACATCAAGCAAGGTCTCCAGTGGCCGAGCTTACTCCAGAGCTTAGCTTCCAGGCCTCGTCCTCCCAGCCACGTGCGGATCACCGGCGTCGGCGAGTCCAGACCCGACCTCCACGCCACCGGACTCAGGCTCGCGAGGATCGCAGAGTCGTTGCACCTCCCATTCGAGTTCCACCCGGTGGTGGACAGGTTCGAGGATCTCAGGCTCTGGATGCTTCATGTGAAGAGGGAGGAGTGCGTGGCCGTGAGCTGCAGCCTAATGATGCACAGGGCGCTGCACGATGAGAGCGGAAAGGCTTTCATGGATTTGCTGGGTCTGATAAGGAGCACGAACCCAGCGACTGTGGTAATGGCGGAACAGGAAGCAGAGCACAACGAACCAGACTGGGGGAGGAGGTTAGCGAGATCACTCAACCACTACGCAGCCATCTTCGATTCTTTGGATGATGTTCTCCCTCAGGACAGCCATGCCAGGATCAAGGTGGAGGAGTTgttcgccaaggagatcagaaacaTAGTTGCTTGTGAAGGAGACGAGAGGATCGAGAGGCACGAGAGTTTCCaggggtggaggaggaggatgacgcAGGAAGGTGGGTTTACATGCTTAGGCATCGGAGAAAGGGAGATGCTTCAGAGTCGTATGATACTGAGGATGTATTCCTGCGACAAGTACAGCATAGATGTGGAAGGGGAAGGCCATGGACTCACTCTCAAGTGGCTGGATCAGCCTCTGTACACAGTCTCTGCATGGGTTCCTGTGGATGTTGCAGGCAGCTCCTCTGCACATCTCAGCCAAATCTGA